In Pseudonocardia sp. DSM 110487, the sequence ACCCGGACGAAGCGGTCGAGGACGTCGCGGGCGCCGCGGTCGTGGCCCGCCGCCTCGACGAGGGCGCGCAGATCCGGATGGGTGCGCAGATCCGGATGGGTGCGCAGGGCCCACGTGCTGGCCAGCGACTCGGCGCAGCCGACGTTCCCGCAGTTGCAGGGCCCGGCGTCGACGTCCACCGTGACGTGGCCGCCGAGGATGCCCGCGTGGTCGGTGGCCCCGCGCAGCACGATCCCGTCCATCATCGCGGCGGTGCCGATGCCGGTGCCGATCGTCATCAGCACCGCGTCGCGGGCGCCTGCGGCGACGCCGTGCACGGTCTCGCCGACGAGCGCCGCGCGCGCGTCGTTCTCGATGGCGGCAGGCGCGCCGAAGGACTTCTCGGCCCACGCCCGTACGTCGACACCGGCGAGGGAGGTGTACTTGTCGTGGGCGCGCACGAGGGTCCCTGCGCGCCGATCGACCACGCCGGGCAGCGCGACCCCGATGGCTTCCGGCCTCGTCCCGGCGATCAGCTCCCGCGCGGCGATCTCGGCGCGCCCGAGCGGATCGCGGCGGTCGACGGGGATCTGCGTGGTGG encodes:
- a CDS encoding ROK family protein is translated as MTELCIDFGGTAVKIGVLDTGSPLATTQIPVDRRDPLGRAEIAARELIAGTRPEAIGVALPGVVDRRAGTLVRAHDKYTSLAGVDVRAWAEKSFGAPAAIENDARAALVGETVHGVAAGARDAVLMTIGTGIGTAAMMDGIVLRGATDHAGILGGHVTVDVDAGPCNCGNVGCAESLASTWALRTHPDLRTHPDLRALVEAAGHDRGARDVLDRFVRVWGAALVTLCHAYDPAVAIVSGGVLAAREAIVPGLTAHLERHMWSSAHRPQVVVPDRPDLSVLRGLAVIARKDLDA